In Glandiceps talaboti chromosome 14, keGlaTala1.1, whole genome shotgun sequence, a single genomic region encodes these proteins:
- the LOC144445516 gene encoding ribonucleoside-diphosphate reductase subunit M2 B-like encodes MLSARSPKSTQMDLARNLKESCNISNQENQIPTRSLAKKSAARVLGERQEQNIKKIVSDELVKSEKEIKKTVEDYSNEPLLRENPRRFVIFPIQYHDVWKMYKKAEASFWTVEEVDLSKDLVHWDKLKKDERHFISHVLAFFAASDGIVNENLVERFSQEVQITEARCFYGFQIAIENIHSEMYSLLIDTYIRDPKEREFLFNAIETLPCVKKKADWAINWIQAENASYGERIVAFAAVEGIFFSGSFASIFWLKKRGLMPGLTFSNELISRDEGLHCDFACLMFSHLVNKPSKEKVCAIIEDAVKIEQEFLTDALPCSLIGMNAGLMKQYIEFVADRLLLELGCDKIYKKENPFDFMENISLEGKTNFFEKKVGEYQKMGVMSDTRDHVFTLEADF; translated from the exons ATGTTGTCTGCACGTTCACCAAAGAGCACCCAGATGGATTTGGCAAGAAATCTGAAGGAATCTTGTAATATTTCCAACCAAGAAAACCAG ATCCCTACACGGTCACTCGCTAAGAAATCAGCTGCAAGAGTCCTAGGAGAAAGACAAGAACAG aatATCAAGAAGATAGTTTCTGACGAGTTG GTAAAGTCAGAAAAAGAAATCAAGAAAACCGTTGAAGAT TACAGCAATGAACCTTTACTCCGTGAAAACCCTCGTCGTTTTGTCATATTTCCAATCCAATATCACGATGTCTGGAAGATGTACAAGAAAGCCGAGGCTTCATTCTGGACTGTAGAGGAAGTCGACTTGTCTAAAGATTTAGTTCACTGGGATAAACTTAAAAAAGATGAGAGACATTTTATTTCACACGTACTTGCTTTCTTTGCTGCTAGTGATGGAATAGTCAATGAAAACTTG GTTGAACGTTTCAGTCAAGAAGTCCAAATTACAGAAGCACGCTGTTTCTATGGTTTCCAAATCGCAATAGAAAATATCCACTCTGAAATGTACAGTTTACTCATAGACACTTACATAAGGGACCCCAAAGAAAG AGAATTCCTATTTAATGCTATTGAGACACTACCCTGTGTTAAAAAGAAGGCAGACTGGGCCATTAACTGGATCCAGGCAGAGAACGCATCCTACGGAGAAAGAATCGTTGCCTTTGCTGCTGTTGAGGGCATCTTTTTCTCTGGTTCCTTTGCATCTATCTTCTGGCTGAAGAAGAGAGGACTCATGCCTGGTTTAACATTCTCCAATGAACTCATTAGCAGGGACGAG GGTCTTCATTGTGACTTTGCATGTCTGATGTTTAGTCATCTGGTCAATAAACCATCCAAGGAAAAAGTTTGTGCAATCATTGAAGACGCTGTCAAGATTGAGCAAGAATTCCTTACTGATGCATTGCCTTGTTCCTTAATTGGCATGAATGCTGGACTTATGAAACAATACATTGAGTTTGTAGCAGACAGACTTCTACTTGAACTTGGCTGTGATAAG ATTTACAAGAAAGAGAACCCCTTTGACTTCATGGAAAACATCTCTTTGGAAGGAAAGACGAACTTCTTTGAGAAGAAGGTTGGTGAATACCAGAAAATGGGCGTTATGTCAGATACAAGGGACCATGTATTCACACTGGAGGCTGACTTTTAA